GAAATGCAACAAAGCGACCAAAGTATTTATCTATTACGGACTCTAAAAGCAATATGGGTTTTACCATAATCTTTGGCAAAAGACACCATTTCCTAAAACCACCCGACAGAGGGTAAGCAATTGATCCCGTCCATTGAATTTTAGATATGCGTAATCCAGGAACATGATTTGGCAATCTTTTTCTATCTTTTGTTGCCAATACCGTTCCTAATGCTTGGTTCGCATCAAACGGATTCCGTTTTCTGCTTAGTTGTCCATCTGCCAGTACATCCACATTCATGTCGAAGGGCTCTGAATGAAACAGTCTCCAGAATAATCGACTAAGAATCGTGATAGCAGGCTCAATAAGCAGTAAACGACCACCAGACTGGAGCAAGCGGTTCGCTTCATGGAGGAACCTTATAGGTCGTTGTAGATGATGAAAAACATCGACTGCGACAATGTTATTTACAGAACTATCCGCAAAAGGTAACGAATGTGCGTCTGAAACAACATCAACATATGGTGTATGAACTATATCAGTGGAAATTACTTCGAAACCGCAGTGTCTTAGACTACCTGAGCCTGCTCCAATTTCTAAGGCTCGTCCAGGAATTGAGTTACTGAAAGCGAGATCATAGTAATGCTGGTACACCAATCGTAGACTGGGCTTTTTTAACCATATCCGTTGGTGTTCGTCCAGCAGTGTTTTCGCCTCCAATAAACGCCATCCCATTAAATATTCTCCTTAAAAGAACGGCTCTTGTGTTATTTGCCTATTATAGTGCGAGAAATTCAAATGAATAACGAACGATGTTCTTCTCACCAAATCTACAATCGGAATGATAACTACGCTCAGGTTCGCCATCATCCGTCTCTACACGCATGCTGTTGACTAGTCTGCCACGCGTTCAGCTTTTTCGAGAACCACATCCTCTAACGGCACATCGGAGTGGTAGCCAACATTACCTGTTTCCACCGCAGCGATCTTCTCGACGACATCCATTCCAGACACCACACGGCCGAACACTGCGTATCCCCAGCCACTTTCCGTCTTTTCCGTGTGGTCCAGAGACTGATTATCCTTAAGGTTAATAAAAAACTGAGCTGTTGCTGAGTGCGGGTCGTTGGTACGCGCCATACAGATTGCACCGATCAAATTCTTTAAACCGTTGTCTGCCTCATTCTGTATCGGTGTGCCCGTTCCCTTTTCCTGCATCCCCGAAACCATACCCCCACCCTGGATGACGAATCCCGGGATTACCCGATGGAAGATCGTATTGTCATAATGGCCACTGTCCACATAGGACAAGAAATTCTCTACTGTGATTGGCGCATTTTCAGCATCCAGTTCGAGCTTTATCTCGCCCATTGACGTCAGTATTGTGATCATAATTTTATTTTCCAGTTGTTGATTGGCATGTGCTACGAAAGTAGAGCAGCACATTATTATTGATAACCTGAAAACGTATAAGTAAAAACGACGCCAGACAAGCTTTACATCGCTCACAACTCACCTGCCATCTTCAGAATGTGCTTCCACTCTTTGGCAGCCACGGGGAGAATTGACAAGCGATTACCGCGCTGCACAAGCCGCATCTGTACCAATGCCCTCTCTCCCTTAAGGGCTTTAAGGGTCACGGGTGTTTTGAATTTTCTCTTGTATCGAACATCAACCATGACCCAGCGTGGATTCTCCGGGTCGCTTTTGGCATCAAAATATTTCTCGTTGGCTAGAAATGCAGTGTGATCCGGGTATCCCTCCCGCACGATTTCTATCACGCCGACGATCGCCGGCTCTTCACAATTAGAGTGATAAAAAAAAGCAAGGTCACCTTTTTTCATCTCATCACGCATGAAATTTCGTGCCTGATAATTCCGAATACCGTCCCAGTGGTCTGTTT
The genomic region above belongs to Gammaproteobacteria bacterium and contains:
- a CDS encoding peptidylprolyl isomerase gives rise to the protein MITILTSMGEIKLELDAENAPITVENFLSYVDSGHYDNTIFHRVIPGFVIQGGGMVSGMQEKGTGTPIQNEADNGLKNLIGAICMARTNDPHSATAQFFINLKDNQSLDHTEKTESGWGYAVFGRVVSGMDVVEKIAAVETGNVGYHSDVPLEDVVLEKAERVAD
- a CDS encoding EVE domain-containing protein yields the protein MKYWLMKSEPDVYGIDHLRAEKRKTDHWDGIRNYQARNFMRDEMKKGDLAFFYHSNCEEPAIVGVIEIVREGYPDHTAFLANEKYFDAKSDPENPRWVMVDVRYKRKFKTPVTLKALKGERALVQMRLVQRGNRLSILPVAAKEWKHILKMAGEL
- a CDS encoding class I SAM-dependent methyltransferase, whose amino-acid sequence is MGWRLLEAKTLLDEHQRIWLKKPSLRLVYQHYYDLAFSNSIPGRALEIGAGSGSLRHCGFEVISTDIVHTPYVDVVSDAHSLPFADSSVNNIVAVDVFHHLQRPIRFLHEANRLLQSGGRLLLIEPAITILSRLFWRLFHSEPFDMNVDVLADGQLSRKRNPFDANQALGTVLATKDRKRLPNHVPGLRISKIQWTGSIAYPLSGGFRKWCLLPKIMVKPILLLESVIDKYFGRFVAFRLLLVITKD